The nucleotide window CCGCGGCGAAGAAGCGCTGGACATGTTGCAGGCAATGAATACGGGCCATGATGGATCGATTACTACGGTCCACGCCAACAGCCCCCGCGACGCCATTTCCCGTATGGAAACGATGGCGCTCATGGCGAACCTCAACCTCCCAGAGAAAGCTGTTCGCCAGCAGATCGCGTCGGCAATTGGGGTCATCGTGCAGATCTCGCGCATGAGCGACGGTACCCGGCGCATAACGCACTTGACGGAAATCACAGGTATGGACGAGGACGTCGTCAGCATGCAGGACGTCTTCCTCTTTGAGAGAAAGGGGATCGGCCTCAACGGCCGCGTACTCGGCCGCTTCCACGCGAC belongs to Terriglobia bacterium and includes:
- a CDS encoding ATPase, T2SS/T4P/T4SS family, whose amino-acid sequence is RGEEALDMLQAMNTGHDGSITTVHANSPRDAISRMETMALMANLNLPEKAVRQQIASAIGVIVQISRMSDGTRRITHLTEITGMDEDVVSMQDVFLFERKGIGLNGRVLGRFHATGVMPRFAEKIKSSGITVSPSLLDLSVEV